In Exiguobacterium acetylicum, the genomic stretch CAGTTTCTCAAACTGACAGTCGAAGCGGAAATCGACTGGAGTCACCGGGCAGCGACGAGTGACGAGCGCATAACATTACTCGAACGGCTGGAACTCGCATCCGTCAAACAGCAGTCACCGCTTGCGCTTAGTACGGGGCAACAACGACGGCTCAGCGTTGCGACGATGCTCGGACAGACGAAGGATTTATTGTTGCTCGATGAACCGACGTTCGGACAGGATGGATTGACGACGCGGCGGCTCATGGAACAGTTGTTGACGGAACAACAAAACGGAACGACACTCGTCATGGCAACACACGATATGGAACTCGTCGCCCGATACGCGGATCGTGTCCTCGTCATGGAGCAAGGGCGGATTGCTTTTGACGGGTGTCCGAACGAGTTGTTTGCTGACATTCCGTTACTCGAACGCTGTCAGCTACAACGTCCACTTTCGTATCAATTCCAGGAGGTGAAGCGCAATGCAGACAAACGCGTCACCGTTCGCTAAACTCAATCCTGTCATCAAGGGGAGCGGATTGTTTTTGATCATGTTTGCCTTAATTGCAACGAATGACTGGATCAAGACGTTGGTGTTCCTGAGTTTTGCCATCGCCTTGCTACTCCTCTCCGGATGGGGTCCCGTCGATTTCTTGAAACGGCTCGCACCTTACAGTCTATTATTCTTATTGACGTTCTGGATGATGGCGGCGTTTGGCAAAGGTACGAACACGCTCTGGTCGTTCGGTTGGTTTCATGTCACGTCGGAAAGTGTCGTACATGGCTGGTTACTTGCCTTACGGATGGCAACGTTCGTCTGCTTAAGTTTCGCTTTCGTCACGACGACCGATGCGACCCGGTTCGTGATGAGCTTGATTCACCAGGCAAAGGTGTCGCCTCGCTTCGCGTATGGGTTCCTTGCCGGGATCCGCTTTCTGCCACAACTGGTCGAAGAAGTCCGCGTCTTGCGGCAAGTACGGATGATTCGAAACGTGCACAGTCGCTTTCCTGGTGATGCGTTCCTATCGATCGGCTTACCGCTCTTCTCGCGATCGATCCAGCGGGCAGAACGGATGGCAATCGCTTTCGAAGCCCGTCATTTTTCAGCAGAGCGGACATATTATGAAGTGCCAGTCGTTCAGCGCCAGGATATTATCTACCTCGTGGTCATCCTCCTGTTCATCAGTCTTGTCTTTTGGCTATGATTACCGCCACCCGTATCCGGGTACATTCTAGCAAGACAGATTGAAGGAGAACGACATGAAACGAATCCTCTTGATTGGTGCAGGACACGCTCACCTGCATTGCATTACACACGGACCAACAGAAGACGTCGAGTGGCTGATTTTAAACGCCTCGACGTACCAATATTACTCGGGCATGTACTCCGGACTTGCTGACGGAACATACGACATTGATGAGATCCGTATTGACGTCGCCGCACTATGTCGCGCCTATGATAAACAATTCATCGAGGAGACCGTCATCAAAATCGACCCCGTTGAAAAAGTCGTCTTCGGTGCATCCGGCAGACACTATACTTATGACGTCGTCTCGACGAATATCGGCTCGTTCGATTGGTCGGAAGATACGATACGATTATCGATCAAACCGAACTACCGGTTACCGGATACATTAAAGCGTCTGCAACAAGCAAAGCGTCCAGTCGTGATTGGAAGCGGTGCAGCGGCCGTCGAGATGGCCGCGTCCTTAAAAGCAGCGGGTGTGCCGATCACACTGATCACGGATCCAGAGTTGCTTTCAGGACACCCCGCAGCGGAAGCCATTAAACGACGCTTACAAGAACTCGATGTTCATTGGATTCGAGAACGACCACTGAATGAGTCGTCTCCTCTTCGCTTTTCACATCACCCACCAATCGAGTCAGATGCCATCATCCGCTTGACGGGTGCGAAAGCACCGGTATTGTTTGCAGACAGTAAGCTCTTCACGGAAGACGGGTTCCTACTCGTCAATGAGCAGTTGCAAGCGCTCAATCATCCAAGTCTGTTTGCTGCGGGTGACGCAGCGACCCTCGTCGCTTATCCCGATATTCCAAAGAACGGCGTCACAGCTGTCCGGCAAGCACCGAT encodes the following:
- a CDS encoding energy-coupling factor transporter transmembrane component T family protein translates to MQTNASPFAKLNPVIKGSGLFLIMFALIATNDWIKTLVFLSFAIALLLLSGWGPVDFLKRLAPYSLLFLLTFWMMAAFGKGTNTLWSFGWFHVTSESVVHGWLLALRMATFVCLSFAFVTTTDATRFVMSLIHQAKVSPRFAYGFLAGIRFLPQLVEEVRVLRQVRMIRNVHSRFPGDAFLSIGLPLFSRSIQRAERMAIAFEARHFSAERTYYEVPVVQRQDIIYLVVILLFISLVFWL
- a CDS encoding NAD(P)/FAD-dependent oxidoreductase, whose amino-acid sequence is MKRILLIGAGHAHLHCITHGPTEDVEWLILNASTYQYYSGMYSGLADGTYDIDEIRIDVAALCRAYDKQFIEETVIKIDPVEKVVFGASGRHYTYDVVSTNIGSFDWSEDTIRLSIKPNYRLPDTLKRLQQAKRPVVIGSGAAAVEMAASLKAAGVPITLITDPELLSGHPAAEAIKRRLQELDVHWIRERPLNESSPLRFSHHPPIESDAIIRLTGAKAPVLFADSKLFTEDGFLLVNEQLQALNHPSLFAAGDAATLVAYPDIPKNGVTAVRQAPILLENLLRYVQEEALQTYRPQTNYLTILSIGPRHAVSLYGKSYSTNRLGWYLKRWIDQRFMRRYRP